The segment ATGTCCTCGACGACGAGGGTGTCGCCGAGCACGTAGGAGAAGATCCCCGCGTATCGCCCGTCGAAGTCGACGAGGTTGTACGCGAAGTCGATCACGCCATCCCGGCGCGGCGGGGATGGGAGCGAGCGCTTTCGCATCTCGGTCAGCGGGAGGAACGTCGCCCGCCCCGCGTTGCGCGACTTGAGGTGCTCGATGCAGCGCTTCCCGACGCCGTCGTCGTCGACGACGATGTTGGCCAGCCGCCCGCCCGCGGCGGTCTCACACGCCGTGGCGTACTGGGGGTCGACCCCGCCGAGCTGGCCGACGGTGCCGTGGACGCCCTCCATGCTCGCGTTCAGTACGGTCGAGACCGCCCGGCCGTACGAGGAGTCGCCGCTCTCGCCCGCGCGGGCCTCGAGCTCCGCGTACTCCTGCTGTTTCGCCTGGAGGTCGTCCTCGATCGTGTCCAGCGTCGACTGGAGCTCGCGCTTCTCCTCCTTCAGGTCCTCGACGACCTCGTCGATCTGCTCGCGGTTCGCGACCGCCCGCTCGCGTTCGGTCTCGAGATCCGCGATCTCGCTCTCGATCTCGGGGATCCGCTCTCTCGCCCGCTCGCGTTCGGCCTCCTTCTCGTCGATCGCGTTCGAGCGACGGCGGGCCTCGTCGAGCAGGCGGTCCTGTTCGCGCTGGTGTTCGTTTCGCTCGTCGCGGGCCTCCTCGAGGGCGGCCTTTCGCTCCCGGAGCTCGGCCTTCAGCTCGTCGTACTCGGTGTCGACCGCGTCGATCTCCGCCTCGATCTCCTCGCGCTCGGCCTCCTTCTCCTGGACGTCGGCCTTCACGGAGGCCTTCTCGAGCTTGGTCTCGCGGATCTCGCTCTCGAGGTCGTCGATCGTCTCCTCCTTGCGGTCGATCGCGACGAACGCCTCGCGGCGATCGGCCTCGGCGGACTCGATCGCCTCCTCGGCGCTCTCGATGCGGTCCTCGAGCCGGCTGATCTCGCCCTTGACCTCCTCGATCTCGCGTTTAATCGCGAGCTGTTCGTCCTCGCCCTTGCGTTCGATCTCGGCGTTGAGGTCCTCGAGGTCCTCCTGCAGCCGGGTCACCCGGTTCTGCTTCTCCTCGAACTCCCGCGTGAGCTCTGCGAGCTCTCCCCGCCGGTTCTCGATCTTCCCTTCGGTCCGCTCGAGCTCCGCGCGTTTCTCCTCGAGCTCCGCGGCCTTCAGGTAGCCCTCGTACTCCTCTTTCTCCTCGCGCAGTCGCTTGTACTCGAGGGCCGTCTCGCGCTCCTCGGCGAGCTGATCCAGCCGTTCTTGCTTCTCCTCGATGCGGAGTTCGGCCTCCTCGATGCGCTCCTTTACGACTTCGAGCTCCTCGTAGGCGGACTCCTTCTTCGCGTCGAACTCCGCGACGCCCGCGATCTCGTCGATGATCTCGCGCCGCTGGCCGGCGGTCATGTTGATGATGCCGGTGACGTCGCCCTGCATGACGACGTTGTAGCCCTCGGGGGTGACGCCCGCCTGGGCGAGCAGGTCCTGGATGTCCGAGAGGTTGACCGAGCGGCCGTTCAGGTAGTAGTATGAGTAGTAGTTCTCCTCCGTGCGTTTCACCCGTCGGCGGACCGAGATCGTCTCGACGTCGCCGACGTCCTCGCTGCCGGCGGCGCTCACGACCTGCTCGCGTGCGAGGGTGCCGTCGGCGTTGTCGAGTACGACCTCGACGCTGGCCTCGCGGGGGCCCCCCGAGGCGTCGCCGTCGTCGTTCGGGTTGTAGATCAGGTCGGTGAGCTTCTCGGCGCGGATCCCGCGGGCGCGCGAGAGTCCCAGCGCGAACAGCACGCTGTCGATGATGTTGGACTTCCCCGAGCCGTTCGGGCCGCTGACGGTGGTGAAGTCCTCGTAGAAGGGAATCCGGGTCTTACGCCCGAAGCTCTTGAAATCGTCCAGTACGAGCTCTCGAATATGCATGGGTAGGGCCTACGCGACGATGATGTCGTCGGAGGAGTCGGCCTCCTCTTCGGGTTCGTGTCGCTCCTCCCTATCGCTTTCGACTCCGACCTCCCGGTGCTCGATCTCGGTCTCCTCCTCCACCCGTGATTCGAGCTCCCGGACGCGTTCGTTCGCCTCGACGAGCTCCTCGGTCAGTCCGCGTACCGTCGACTCGAGCTCCGCGACGCGGGACTCGAGTTCCTCGACTCTGTTCGACATACGTTCATTAGGTCGCCCGCTCGACATAAGTCTGTGTCAGACGTTCGTCAGACGGCTGACGGATAGGGGTTCGTCGCTCGGGCGCGTGCGGCCGGCACGGCAACCCGCGCCGTGTTCGAGAACCGGGTGCGGTTCGAGGGGACCGACATGCAGGGGGTCGTCCTCTACGACAACTATAGTAGCGCTTGAACCGGTCACCCACGTCGCGGTCGACGAGTCGGGCGAGCCGACGCGGCTCCCAGCGGCGTTCCGCGAGGCGATCGTCGCGTTCCAGGACGATCGCCCCGAGAACGCCTGAGCCGAGGGCGTTCGATCGGCCGACGGCTCCCGTTAGCCTTTACTCGGCCCGCGTCGAATCCCGCCCAATGACTGCTCAGGCGACCACGGAACGCGATCTCACGGTCGTGATCGGTCTCGAGGTCCACGTCCAGCTCGAGACCGAGACGAAGATCTTCTGTGGCTGTTCGACCGCGCTGGCGGACGCCGAACCGAACACCCACACCTGCCCGGTCTGTCTCGGCCTGCCGGGCGCGCTGCCCGTCGTGAACGAGGCCGCCGTCGAGAGCGCGGTGAAGCTCGGGAAGGCGATCGACGCCGGGATCCCCGAGGAGACCCGGTTTCACCGGAAGAACTACTACTACCCCGATCTGCCGAAGGACTTCCAGATCACGCAGTACGACGCCCCGCTCTGTCAGGACGGCGAACTCGAGATCCGCGTCGAGGGCGAGCGACGCGAGATCGGCATCGAGCGCGCCCACCTCGAGGAGGACCCGGGCAGCCTCCAGCACGAGGGCGGGAGCATCGAGACCGCGGACTACACGCTCGTGAACTACAACCGCGCGGGCGTCCCGCTGATGGAGATCGTTACCCGCCCGGACTTCAGAGGACCGAAGGAGACGCGCGCCTTCCTCGCGAAGCTCGAGGAGGTCCTCGAGTACCTGGGGATCTTCGACAGCACGCGCGACGGTTCCTTGAGAGTCGACGCCAACGTCTCGCTCGTGCCGGGCGAGGAGGTCGCCCGGGACGGCTCGATCGGCGAGGAGGCGCTCGCGGCGGCCAACCGCACCGAGGTGAAGAACATCTCGAGCCACAAGGGTGCGGAGAAGGCGCTGGCCTACGAGGTGACCCGCCAGCGCAACGCGATCCGACGGGGGCGCGGAATCGACCAGGAGACGCGCCACTGGGACGAGTCACGCGGCATCACCGTCTCGATGCGCTCGAAGGAGGAGGAGAAGGACTACCGCTACTTCCGCGAGGCCGATCTGCCCGTTCTCAGGGTCTCGGACTGGAAACAGGAGATCGAGATCCCCGAGCTTCCCGACGCGCGCCGCGAGCGCTTCCGCGAGCAGTACGGGCTCGGCGAGGAGGCCGCCGCGAAGCTCACCTCGACGAAGCAGGTCGCGGACTTCTACGAGGACCTCGCGAGCGACTTCGACCCCGACCTGGCGGCGACGTGGGTCGCCGACGACCTCCTGGGAGAGCTCAACTACCGCGACATGGAGATCGCCGAGATGGAGGGACGACTCGACGAGGTCCGCCGGCTCGTCGAGCTCGTCGCCGAGGAGGAGATCACCGCGAAGAACGCGCGCGAGACCGTCCTCCGCGAGATGCTCGATTCGGGGACGGATCCCGACGCGGTCGTCGAGGCGGAGGGGCTGGGGAAGACCGACGAGAGCGAGGTCGAGGCCGCCGTCGGCGAGGCGATCGAGGAGAACCCGGACGCCGTCGCGGACGTCGAGCGCGGCGAGGACGGCGCGATCAACTTCCTCGTCGGCCAGGTGATGGGGAAGACCGGCGGCAGCGCCGATCCCGGCACCGTGAACGAACTGCTCCGCGAGCGACTCGGCTAACGCGCCGGCGACGATCGCGATTCGGTCGGTCGGGTGCGTCCACCCGGCGGCCGTCGCCGGACGTGGTGTCGGTTGGCCGCTCTCGGGCGCGTACGTCCTATCGGGGCGACGGGGTCGCTGGTACCAGTCCGATTCAGAACAGCGCGAGCGCGGCGTCGAGCACGAACTGCGTGCCCGCCAGGCAGGGTTCGACGATCTCCATCTGTGTCGTTGAGGTGGCGCTTTCGTTCATGTCCGATTGTATCACTGACGTGAGAGGCGTAATAGGTTTCGATGGTACGATCAGGTCCACGTCCCGGACGTGCCCGCGAGCGTCGGGTAAACCACTATACTGCTGGCCTACGACGTTTCGAACGCAATGGCGAACACTACAGCCGACGAGCAGGACGTGTCGCGAGACGAGGCGGCCGATCTCCTCCAGAACCTCGCCCGCGAGATCCGCGGTGAGGGTCCAGCGAACGTCGAGGTCGGCAATAAGACGGTCGCGCTCCACCCGTCGTCGGCGATGAGCTATAACATCGAGATCGAGGAACGCT is part of the Halalkalicoccus sp. CG83 genome and harbors:
- the smc gene encoding chromosome segregation protein SMC translates to MHIRELVLDDFKSFGRKTRIPFYEDFTTVSGPNGSGKSNIIDSVLFALGLSRARGIRAEKLTDLIYNPNDDGDASGGPREASVEVVLDNADGTLAREQVVSAAGSEDVGDVETISVRRRVKRTEENYYSYYYLNGRSVNLSDIQDLLAQAGVTPEGYNVVMQGDVTGIINMTAGQRREIIDEIAGVAEFDAKKESAYEELEVVKERIEEAELRIEEKQERLDQLAEERETALEYKRLREEKEEYEGYLKAAELEEKRAELERTEGKIENRRGELAELTREFEEKQNRVTRLQEDLEDLNAEIERKGEDEQLAIKREIEEVKGEISRLEDRIESAEEAIESAEADRREAFVAIDRKEETIDDLESEIRETKLEKASVKADVQEKEAEREEIEAEIDAVDTEYDELKAELRERKAALEEARDERNEHQREQDRLLDEARRRSNAIDEKEAERERARERIPEIESEIADLETERERAVANREQIDEVVEDLKEEKRELQSTLDTIEDDLQAKQQEYAELEARAGESGDSSYGRAVSTVLNASMEGVHGTVGQLGGVDPQYATACETAAGGRLANIVVDDDGVGKRCIEHLKSRNAGRATFLPLTEMRKRSLPSPPRRDGVIDFAYNLVDFDGRYAGIFSYVLGDTLVVEDIDTARDLMGDYRLVTLEGELVEKSGAMTGGSTSGSRYSFSKSGKGQLERVAEAITDLQDERESVRADLRGVKERLDGARDRKSDAAEQVREIESDIERKREERAEREAKIDELEEEIAELESDRGEVDERMSEIESSIARAKAEIDELEGEIDELETELADSRIPELTAKLDGIDAEIADLEEEIDDHDARLSELKLEKGYAEEAIDDLEERVEEAEERAEAKRERIAEFEEGIEEQEALLEEKREAVEELEEELQERKEERRELRGTLGEASDARDEVREEVSSVENRLESLEASAKRLEMDVHDLESEVGEYDPEAIPDHDEVESTIDRLEGEMEALEPVNMLAIDEYDAVEADLSELQERKEVLVEEREGITDRIESYERQKRQTFMDAYEAIDEQFQEIFERLSAGTGELHLEDEEDPFEGGLTMKAQPGDKPVQRLDAMSGGEKSLTALAFIFAIQRYNPAPFYALDEVDAFLDAANAERVGELVDELADDAQFIVVSHRSAMLERSERAIGVTMQENNVSAVTGIDLAGEVAPADD
- a CDS encoding DUF7518 family protein; its protein translation is MSNRVEELESRVAELESTVRGLTEELVEANERVRELESRVEEETEIEHREVGVESDREERHEPEEEADSSDDIIVA
- the gatB gene encoding Asp-tRNA(Asn)/Glu-tRNA(Gln) amidotransferase subunit GatB, whose protein sequence is MTAQATTERDLTVVIGLEVHVQLETETKIFCGCSTALADAEPNTHTCPVCLGLPGALPVVNEAAVESAVKLGKAIDAGIPEETRFHRKNYYYPDLPKDFQITQYDAPLCQDGELEIRVEGERREIGIERAHLEEDPGSLQHEGGSIETADYTLVNYNRAGVPLMEIVTRPDFRGPKETRAFLAKLEEVLEYLGIFDSTRDGSLRVDANVSLVPGEEVARDGSIGEEALAAANRTEVKNISSHKGAEKALAYEVTRQRNAIRRGRGIDQETRHWDESRGITVSMRSKEEEKDYRYFREADLPVLRVSDWKQEIEIPELPDARRERFREQYGLGEEAAAKLTSTKQVADFYEDLASDFDPDLAATWVADDLLGELNYRDMEIAEMEGRLDEVRRLVELVAEEEITAKNARETVLREMLDSGTDPDAVVEAEGLGKTDESEVEAAVGEAIEENPDAVADVERGEDGAINFLVGQVMGKTGGSADPGTVNELLRERLG
- a CDS encoding amphi-Trp domain-containing protein — translated: MANTTADEQDVSRDEAADLLQNLAREIRGEGPANVEVGNKTVALHPSSAMSYNIEIEERSPMLGGERQAVTVTLDWESEGE